The genomic region CAAAAAGCAAAAATCTTCGCTGCTTCCTGGACTACTGAACCGTCTCAAATCCAAGACTTTCCCTCAGTCTATTCAACTCTCTCTCAAAAGCCTCCTGATGGAAGGGAGGATTTCCAATTTCCTCCCAAAATTCTTCCGATGCCTTGTTAAGGTTCTCAATTGTAAAAACATGAATAGACGTCGAGTTAAAAGCTTCTGGGGCCGAATCAAAGTTCGCTTCCAGTTTTAACTCAGCGACGTAGGGGTAAATTCTCTTGATGAACTCGACCGAGTCCCTGAGGCCCGCATCAGTCACAATGCCATCCCGAATTTCTCCGAATGAATTTGTCATAAGAATGCAATTAGTCAGTCCTCTCCCCCAATTGGCGTGAATGCAGTTAGCTATGATGCCTTGAAAACAGTGTGGCATGTAAAACAGAGTCAAgtcttttttcacttttctctTGCCCTCCTCATTGATCTCAATCGTGAAGAGTCCTAGTCTCTGTAAGACTTCAATctctttggaaaaaaaaacgggaTCATAGAGGTGTACGCGACTCCTGTATCgtgattttattgtcaaaagaGCTGCCAGCTGATACTTGGCACTACGACTCTCCGAGAAATTACCCAATCCGTAACAGACAATTTCTGGTATGGCAGTGGCGTCAAGGAGGTTCAGGGACTCTGCCAAGCCATTGCATAATATTTCACAATAAGGGGAGTTCCTTAGGGTTATCTCAGCGTCTAAAACTTCACTGGAATAAATTTGGGGACGTGTTATTTTGAGGTTAGGACAGTATTTTGCGGCTATTTGGAATGGATGCAGGTGGTGTGAAGGTGGTACTCACCGAAGGAGATGCTCGGTGTTTATTTCGGGTTCTCGAGAGTTCGAGGCTTGATTCAGGACGTGATTCACCAATTGACGACTTGTCTGCCTTCTCCGTCGTGTAACGAATTGAAACCCGTCGCCTCCTGACATGATCTTGTGGTTAGGTGGGGGCGATAGAGTAAATAGACATTCATATCTAGGTAGCCGGCAGCTGATTGCTTTTCGTGAAATCAGGTAATTGTATCGTTTGTGCTAGGTGTGTACCGATTAGTACTGGGCTTAAAATGTTCTACAGGTCCtacatttttcactttcttctctactcctgggcctcttagggCAAATTAGCTCGCATTCAGGATCACCCGATTTTTCGCAGATATCTCAGAAAATAATATAGATAGCGGAATAAATCCAACGCCGTCCGATTCGTGAGGcaatttgtgatttttccagggctctggaaatattctgaaatttatactttcgtttttcgcattattTTCGGCTCCTAGATAAGAGATTTAAGGGGAGGTTGTTGACGCTTCTGGAGTGGCTTCAACCGCGAAATTTCGTAGCGGTGGCGCATGAACTACGATGATGAATGTGCCAGTTGGTAAGGCATTACTACGAAGTACGTGGCATGCCATTCGGGGCAGCCCATTTGCCATTTGTCCAGGACTCAAGGAATAttgcaaaatcaattttttctttttttgcatTGTTCTCCTATAGCCAAAAGCCTTCCAGCCCAGTTAACCACGTTCTCCATGGTGATACCTTACCGACAGACACGTGCACTATCGTAGTTCACGCGCCACCGCGTCACGAAATCGAAATTTTACGGTGGGAAAACAGAGATCATAGGAGTAATTTGCAACATATAAGATAGTTTTCCTAATTAATTGTACCCTTCTACCCTTCCAGCTAAGTACACGGGGGTGGCCAATGACCGAGAGATCAACCCTTAATTTCCTAGTGGTAGCGTcggaactaattttgcagccgTAACATTCGGTACGGCAGGGCACGCGCGCCCAGCACATCTCCCCTATGATCGCTGATAGTTACCTTTGTGTGTCATTTTTCACTCATCAGTAATtagacaaataaataattaaactgcCAATGATTTTTGATTGATATGGAATGATACTATTGAAACATATCAAATTTTACTAATCTGTCGGCTGAACTCacgttggatttttaattatttattggaaaatcaaTGAGAAACTAACAAAACATTTGAAGCTTAGTATAAATGGGTACAAAATTAGTAAAAACAatggaattaattcatttaatgaAAAGCAATAATCGGACGGGTTTCTAACACAGATAATTAGATAACTTTGAAATATCTTGGACTAATGTAGTTAATAAGTCCGAGGTGTGGGccattttaagaatttttttctaaatagcTTGATAAGTAAAGAGGCCTCAAAATCCGAAGAACATTAAACACccaaaattgattattaatcattttttgatgaataactATAGGTGAAGAcattaaaattagaaaaaacacATTATACTAAACGTCAATGAATGTCCATTTAATCGAATTGTGAAATCGAGCGGTTAAAAATGTTTAAGATAGGATTACCATCCACTACTTTGTATTTGTAATTATATCCGTGGGAAACCGACGACGAGTGTTCGAATTAATTATTGCCCAATGAGAAATGTGATACGTGTTCCAAGGTCTTGTTAAGTACCTGTCAATAGATATTGCATCTAGAGTCAgatgtttttttcaatcttcggGGCTGATTATTAAACGTTGGGACGTTGGAAAGTGATACAGTTGCTTTTGTCATGACTTTCACGTTATATTCACACGCGAGAGAAAGCAGTTGAATTTCGGCGCGGCTAGCTCAGTCAATAAACTAGATAACTTTTCGGAATTATGAATTCTCAACATGGCGTTGGCCATAATGAGAGCCCCGTCAGATCGGCAGCTAATCCGTTATTGTTGTTGATTCATTATCAATGTTTTTGGGAGACGATAATAAGACAGTGGTGAGCGACACGAATCGTCGATTCAGTATAAAAAATGGGTAATTACTGGTATGTCAAGCAGTCGATGGGATCGTTATCAAAGTAAGTGAAACTAATGAAGCATGAGAGTAAAATCAGTTGTTTTTCGGTTAAATCAGAGAGTGACTACGGTAAATGTTTACAAAATAACTAGTCAGTGACAgttcaatcaatcaatgtaATAATCTTATTATTGTTGTGATATTGTACTTTTCTAGTATTGGAATGACGATGACGAGGCACTGATCGTCGTAACAGTGATGAAAATCAATTGACGTGAGAGATCAAAATCAAGGGTATGTACACAACAAACAAATGGTGTATAATTAGACAAGAAGGCAGTGGCAAAACGAGATaatgtatatttttattacgatCTGCCTGTCGTAGATTTAACTGTTCGGGACACAAtagaaatatcaaaattttcttaaataattttgtggagcctcattttttctataaaaaatcctcatggtgatttatcaaaaattttcatcgaattgTTATGAATTTAGGATtcggaattttcatttaactgTTCAGAACCATTTGACAGGTTTAAGAAAGACATAACATGTTTAAATGTTCAAGGAGATTTATACAATAATCTACGCAATGCTATTCTTAgatgaatgtattttttttagaaatgatTTGTCGAGTTGGGTATATAAATTATGTAGTTTTTTACCGACAGATTACAATATTAGTGGCCACTCCTGTATATTGAAAGCATCAACTTcccttttcccttttttcaattttgttgaaTTCAACTTTTTCAAGATCACTAACAGTCGCAACCCTAAAAACCAAAAGTCcaaaatgttaaataattctttgaaatattttaccaGGTCTCTCTTCAACtttctccccaaaaaatgGAGGACTACACTCCCGTGGAGGAGGACTTCCCTGGTCGTTTACTCCACCAGGCAGCCCTTTGGGACAACGCCGAGCTCCTGGAGGATCTCCTCCGAGGCGATCACTCCCAATACATAAACAGCCAAGACTCGTGGGGTCGCACAGCCCTCCACGCCGCGGCGATAACCGAGAACTCGCGTTGTTTAGTAGTTCTTCTGTCGAACGGTGCAAACCCGAACATTCCTTGTGGCCCTCGAGGTCAGCATCGCACGGCCCTTCACATCTGCACTGATCACGGTCACAGTGAAAACATCTCAAAGCTCCTGGAGCACCACGTGGACCTGGCGGTCCGCGATAGCAACGGCTTGACCCCCGAGGACATCGCGGCTAAGAATAACGACAAGCAATCGATCAGTCTGTTAGTCGAAGCCTCGGAGAAATGCGAACTCCTTCGGCTAGCCACCCACGCATCGCTCCGAGCGGCTTGCTTGCAGGGCGACACAATATCCGCAAGAACCATTATCCAAAGTTCCTCTGAATGCCTCGAAGCCATTGTAAACATGGCACCAAATGGAGCAAACAcccttctcttcatcacttgCGAGATGGGTCACAAAGACATTGTGCGTCTCCTGCTAGATCACGGGGCTGACTGTCGAAGCCACCCAGTGACCAAATACACTCCCTTGTACATCGCTTGCTACAACGGAAAGCTGGAGATCGTTGATCTCCTCCTTCGTCACTTTCCAAAGCAAATTCAGTCCCTGACTGTCGAACGCTGGCTGCCCATCCACGCAGCGACGATCAACGGTCACGCCGCTGTCGTAGACCTTCTTCTAAGGTTCGAGTATCCTCAGCACATGTGTCTAAGGTTCAAAGATCCCTCCGGGGAGTTCGAGTACGATATGCCTTTCGATATTAACACACAAGACGTGACGGGCCAGAATGTCCTCTACATCGCAAGTATGTTAGGAAATCTTAAAATAGTGGAAACTCTCCTGGGGTACAAAGTTAAATctgtgaaaattaatgaagaggAACCTCCACAGACTTCAGAACAGTTTCCCATTGCCAAACGCAGGATATCGACTGGGATTCAGAGGCTCATGTCTTCTCTCAACTTCAGGAGCAAATCTACCGAGCAGAAGAAGGATGACAATTCTATATGTCCTTTACAACTCGACATTTATTGCAACAACAGCACTGAGACTGCACTTCATACTGCTGTCAAGGCAGGTCACACCGAAGTTGTAGCGATATTGTTGCAATCCGGGAGCAATCCAAATTTGCCGATTAAAACGTACACTCGATCCTCCGTTAACAAGTCTGAAGGTGAAACCGAGGCTGTGAATGATCTCACACTTTTGACAATAGCTTGTCACAACAGAGACGTGAAAATTGCTGATTTGTTGTTAAAATATGGAGCTGTGGATAACGAATGCAGAGCCTTGAAAATAGCGGCTCAAAATGGGGACGAGATCCTTACAGCCAAATTGCTTTCAATCAAGGCACACCCTGATCCTGACTACAAGATCAATAAGAAAGCGATGACAGAGGGAACTCAGACCTCGCACTTCTCAGCCCTTTCCAGCTTTGGAAACGTAACATACCCCTCTTTATTTCCAAACACCCCCACCATGATCAACTGGCACGATCAGCAGTGCAGATTATCGCAGATAAGAATCCAGTGGCTGATCGACGCAGTCCTCCACGTGAATAAAAAACTGAGTGGAAAGAATAATGACCTCGCACTGTACGCAATAACTCGAATCGATATATCTCATAATTCTATCACCACGATACCGTCCATGATATTCTACCTGCAAAGCTTGAAATACCTCAACATGGCGCAGAATAAGATTGACACTCTCACCGAAAAGCTTGAGACCGATAAAAGGCCGAGAGATGGAAGGGACAAGTTATCCCCAGTTTTGGAAGAGATGTACCTACAGGACAATCGTTTGGAGAAGCTACCGGAATTTCTGATGATTTTACCGGCGTTAGAAATTCTGGACGTCTCCAACAACAAGCTTCAACGACTGCCAGATAATCTCTGGAGAGCGCCGAAGCTGAAGGAACTCAACGCTTCCTTCAATCTCCTTCGAGATCTGCCCAGCCAGGTCTCCCAGAATATTTCGACTCGACGGGAAATGGGTCTATCGAGCACCAATAACTTCGAGTTTTCTTCAAGACCCCCGACAAGTAATAGCACTCACGAAGGACTTGAAATCACGGCAATAAGTCGAGATGATTCAGCGGAATTCGATTCTTTTACGAAGTTGACAAACGCTCAGATAATAGAGATGGATAGGCCCCACGTGTGGACAAAGTCAGTGAGAGTTTCCGAGAAGATAAACGATGATTCAGAGCCAGGTGCACGGTCAGTCCTCACATCGCTTAATCTTGCCCATAATTTGTTTAATAGTATTCCTGTAGCTTTACCTTGTCTAGCAGTTAGTTTAGTGAGATTAAATATGGCTTATAATTCATTGCGATCGATGAGTCATATAACTTCGTACCCAGCCAGTCTCAAGCAATTGGATTTATCGAACAATCAGATATCCTGCTGGCCGAGTTTACCACAGGTGGATCCCAGTTGCACAGACTCTATGGAGCAAGCCTCCACTGCATGCTACTGTCCCTCGACTAATATTCAATCCCCGATAATGAATTCTGTTGCCAGTAATAGGACAAGTTGTGGAGGTGCGTCATTGAGGGATATCGTTCTCATGTCTGTGTGCAATCACAGGAGACACTTGAGACTGGAAAATTTGAGGACTTTGGTTCtcgcaaataatttattaaccaGAATTCAATTGACATCGGTTGATGATGGAGAGAATATTCTTGGTTTTGACGAAAGTGGTAGGTGTTATTATTACAGCGATGGTGATCGTCATAGTGAGTCAGATCGTGAGAGTAAATTATCGAAGAACTCAGCAACAATGTCCACACAAACCCATCAGAATCAGTACTCGAAGCTTTATCTGTTGTTTCCAAACGTCTCAATGCTGGACGTTAGCAACAATAGCCTGAAGGAAATACCCCAGAATATTTACGAACTGAGTAATTTGTCGGTTCTGAATATAAGTGGAAACATTGA from Diachasmimorpha longicaudata isolate KC_UGA_2023 chromosome 1, iyDiaLong2, whole genome shotgun sequence harbors:
- the LOC135166131 gene encoding SRR1-like protein isoform X1, with amino-acid sequence MSGGDGFQFVTRRRRQTSRQLVNHVLNQASNSREPEINTEHLLREVLDAEITLRNSPYCEILCNGLAESLNLLDATAIPEIVCYGLGNFSESRSAKYQLAALLTIKSRYRSRVHLYDPVFFSKEIEVLQRLGLFTIEINEEGKRKVKKDLTLFYMPHCFQGIIANCIHANWGRGLTNCILMTNSFGEIRDGIVTDAGLRDSVEFIKRIYPYVAELKLEANFDSAPEAFNSTSIHVFTIENLNKASEEFWEEIGNPPFHQEAFERELNRLRESLGFETVQ